In Benincasa hispida cultivar B227 chromosome 8, ASM972705v1, whole genome shotgun sequence, the sequence ctcggattattttGAGAAACTTGTATTAGAATTATACTttgtttcagtgcaaggaaacttgtgacgcACACTACTACATctcatactacgagcatatcattaacaacgtatatatttagacgtagtatcgcataaaattatctttattgcaaaagaattgttcattcatttacattcatatttgtccacatgcttaaagataaagactaaaattatgTCATCACATCAGGgtttgggacttgaggacactcctcaaccatgataaACTCAAGGTTGTTCACCacgaaattttttttagtagattCTTTCCTATgtatgtaattggtcaaattaaaaaaagcCACTAACAAAAAATCATACAatgacatgttgctgaaaaaacaaacatattgattTACATTAGATTTTGGCAAATAATctttaaaacaaatccaatatggtttagcaaaatctaaatgaaccccataaCACATCTAATTTTGCTATGATGCTTCAGTggttaggacaaaagccactgaagggtagtcaatttatccctcctctgaattgagactctcaaccaatcattacatcAGAACAACTTttgttcctataatgactagccatcattaatTTGATTAAGGAATCATTAACTTTCTTAACAATTTTTCGTAAATGTGACCCTctattttagatcctagagttctgccccaagcagccaatccgaaggaaaaaaaatccgattggggaaaaaactaaagtgaccctatccatttctgaagtttgccTTGATAATGACCAACCGCACAAACCATCTGAAtagggacgctcccagggtgcctcgaggccgtcCAAGAAGGTCTCACAGTGCAAACTAATGAAGAAGACCACAGGACATGctgacacatatccttctcccacttactataaatactctctccgttcaccttgatattgactcatgcaaacaccatccgaagggagaCGATCCCAAGACGCCATGAGGCTAAGTATGAATCTCACattgtgaacattcagggagaaacgtgagtggaattgacatatcatatatctcttttcctcccactgagtattttaaaacctagggtttagtaTACTTAGACAAACACGACTAAtgatttttactaagtgactatttaggtttgcccaaaagtaactcttactttggaaagttaaacaacttttgatcacattcattaaactctttaacgaataTATAATCAACTgctgcatgcttgtaacaaatctatccaattcacctttccaggtaggttcccaggtaggggtgtttcatTTCCGTcggcttaaataccccagcctagctagaacccgccttagacaaaaggtcccttatagatagatttatcacaaatttaatcttttatggaaataaatttaatcctattaaaccgattcaaaagattaaacttagatatctaatctcattagaaccatgaacttagATCTAAGACGGgttttggctaggctggggtatttaacatttgaagTGGGAGATAGAGTATACTAACCCttaaagaacctttcttcaagtatccctcaatCGTTCAGCAACTCGTTCAACAGCATGAACTCGAACGTAATGATCagaactcgatctcaatgaaCGACTGAATGAACCTCGATCATAATCTAGTTCAACTTGATCCTCGAATGAAACtagaacactaccacaagagttaccttagtattctcggtgtgagaatccaggagttataggctctgtgtgactttggattgaggaatgaaggaggtagacgatcgagtacacgattgagtaagtgggagatggatgaagtctatcgtatagaatagttactcgatcgtgtagtaagaagaagcctatcgtatagacttgctactcgatcatgtagtactgagtaactattgtatagaaactcgatacttgatcgtttaggctgtgagacactatcgtttagtaaaacgcttttactcgatagttaGTTCTTTTGTCAAAACGACAAAAATGAATCAtcataattttggaaaacaatttttctttttatctcacagttaccataaaacttccaataacctcccactcaattcagttattagagaaaaagaataattaattatcatataattaatatgttataaataaatataataaccaacttatcatattatatttataacatatagttttaatatttcatcatatgaaacatataaatcatagttttttttctagtttatgatatataatataaatcatatttatattaattcctccaattaatgtatctaatacatcaaatcaattatatcacatataactgaatttcctcttgttaatttgaacacttcaaactaagccaaaatcttattctcaacttgaacccattgagctaccaaagggacctcatggacctatagtttgaagctccaatggtacgtgaataactgactaaactctttaatcacaatattcaccatccattaactatcaggcactaaagactgatagttgcactcttcgcactacagatatatttttgtgtccatatgtccaatcaatagtgtgatgacccttcacaaatcgctagtaattacagttaggccaatttaccattttgcccctatagttacatctcactccttaagtaccactgatttctctaatgaacaataagtcatagtcctactatgactaagtcctctcgggtcaggagagggtttgtccactatgttcaagacccggaatctgcccttaagggagcaatttatctacttacccctacttcggggaaggagtgaattccgtcttatgcagctgagttcctagctccctaatcagacgaatccccaaaatggtaagcttgttgaattggcaatctggccactctcacccatacaaataaaaggactgctctcatgagtaggagttcccaactcactcaggattaaggtcatatcacatatggtcattctagtaaaatgtaagtctctattattaacagcgttatataaagagactaatcatttcgtggtttagtcttatacaaactctttgtatatgataccctcgctcgcatgtctccacatgaatggtcaagatcagaccattgtcatcaggataaggtatccctcctttatccatctactacagaccatttaggttattattaaggcacgatctacttgtatgtctccatatacatacttaagttacataaaataaccctggatcttagtttattggattgagtaaatacttataaaataacatttattttattaataacaatatgtttatggaatgtttacaaactacgagactactaggagaattaggataccaatcccaacacctatgaaccaacccaacccagaaaattttcatttatttgaacccaacctaatttaaatgagttgataacccaacccaaactgcaCATAAGTTAATCAGTTTTTTTGGGTCAtaagattttttgaacacctctaCGAGCGCCCCAAACAACCACTTAATGAGATATTATGAATTGAGCTAAATAAAATTCGAACTACATGTATATGTCGAGATTTGCTTACACATATTATATGATACATCTAATTTTAGGTTGTACACTTACGGGATATGAGCGTCGTGACTTTAACAGTTACACTGGTACTATCGTAGTGCGATTGCGGCCAAGCGTTCCTCCATGACGACTGCTCTGGCTGCTCTTCAATTCGCCTTCCTTTCTCCAGCCGCTTCCAAAAAATTTGCATATCCCGTAAGCTTCTCTTCCTCCTAAAATTTCACTTCCAAATTTGGTTTAATTCAGATGCCGCACTagttttttaatcaaatttgtaGTGTAATGTAATCAAATTCCACTTATACTACCTGAATCGATTGCTTGTTACTTCATTTTTGTCTAAATACCTAGATTCTAGTTTGTTTGTATCATGTATCGCTACTGTTTTCTAAAGAAGGTGTGTATTGTTCAGCATTTCTTCAGCTCTTCTAGGCGTAGAAATGGCGTACAATTCGTGAGTTGTGCCAATGCTTTCAATCCAAGAAATGCCCAaggtgcttttcttctttctcttttagcTCTTTTTGTGAATTAAGTTCCCGAAATGACACAGTGAGTTTCAGGTGCTTTTGACCCTGAATTGCGTTCTGTGCTTGAACTCGCCACAAATTCTGAATTATATGAGCTTGAGCAAATCCTTTTCGGTCCCAGGTTGTTTTGCCTTCATTTGTTGCATTGTTTAGAAGCATTGTAGCTATAGTAATATGCCAAAGTATGTTTGCTgggatttgtttttcttttctttttttgaattttaagaagAGGTGAAGGGAACATATTTTATCATGAAATTTCTagatttccattttatttttaggaGGCTGATCTTGTATTGGTGACTTGCAGTTACTTCAGCCCTTTGATGAAATCGATTACAAACAGAGGCCAGACTGACTATGCCATGATTGAGGAAGACCTTGAAGAGAGAGATGATTTTATTTCAACGCTAGAGTCTCGATTCTTGTATCTAGCGGCTGATGCTCGGTCGACATtaaggtttcaaaatttctgATTAGACTTTATGCTTAGTTCATATTGCTTGGTGTGTGAGGTCACCATTGAAATTCCATGCTACTGTAGTGCTACTGGGTTGCATTACTGGAAATGTCTGCACACGTTTTACTGTACCTGTAGTTAACCTTTGTGAGGCTGAAAAATGGTTATCTCATAAGGCTTATTCAAGAACTTTTCTACTCATCAATTTTATGTGAATTTCAtgtcaattatatgaatttatttcatATGTTGTTCTTGAAAGGGGTTGGAGACCATCTTATAGAGATGTCTTGCTTACAGTGAGAAAAAAGTTAAACGTTGCTTGCTCAACCAAGTTGTCATCAGAAGACCTCGAAGCagaaatatttcttcatttgttacaGGAATATGCAAGGTACTTCTCCTAGAATTGCATTTTAAGGTTGTAGAGGCTATAAGCAAATTTTATACTTTTGAGTTGATCATGTAAAATTTGAACGTGTTGCTATATCTTGATCGTTAATCACTGGATACATTAATACAAACATATATTTATCAGTAAGTGAATAGAAATTTCAGTTTTAGGAGTCGTGGTAAATAAAAATACACAGATTAAATCAATTCTTTGAGGAAGTATGCTACAAAACATAGAAAGTTAACAAACAGATGAGGCAATCATCTCAAGTTAAGGATTTGCAACTATGAATGGATATTGCAGTACTAAAATCACCAATGtcaatcattttaaaaatattaagaaaTCTGTGAACAGAACCTCATTAATATTACATTTCTTTCAATGCTCTAGATTTATAATCTATTCAATATGGTCTCGTAGTAACTAGATAATCAAGTTTCAGACATGAATCAAGTGCATATTTTCTTGTGTGTAAGTTGGTAAGTCTGAAAACTTTGTCCTTGTCCATGTAGTGAAGAATCAGTAACGCAGTCTAACCTTGAAGGTAGTCTACAACTTGGACTCAATCAGTGGAAGGTGCAAACTTTAGCAGCTACTGATGGAGCATCTGACCTGCAATCCTTGATATTAAAGGTATCGGTTTCAGTAGATCTTTTAGCACATGGCGTGTTTCAGTTCTCATTTAGCACGATTGCATCCTGACATATCTGTCTCTCTCGACAGGGTGGTAGTTTGATAACTATGGTTAAAATGTTTCAAGTGGTAAGAATACATTATACAACCATCCTTTTttattctgatttttttttcttaagaagCTTTCCCCTTTTGGCAGTTTGCTAAGACATTATCTGGGAAGATGTTCCAAGAAGCAGCCAACTatcaaattaaaaaggaaatcaTCAAAAAGGTACTCGGTAACATCTAAAGCATTCTTCATTCTTCATGTGTGGACCTAGAAATAAATACCATGGTTCAGAGAGAGCAGCTTAAAGCAACTGAGAATGTCAATCTTTGCTTTTATGCTCTTGCCATCCAATAGGCATCTTTTACTTGGAAGGTTTGCTTTCTGAGCCTGATTTGGTGGAATggtttttctattattattattattattattattattttatttcccATGGGAACAAGGAATCTCCTTTGGAAGTATGGAGGTTCCGTCATGGGAACAAGGAATATCTTGTGAAAATATGGAAGTTCCTCCATTGGAGTGAGGAATCTCTTCTGAAAACATGGAGGCTCTGCCACGGGAACAAGGAATATCTTTGAATATATTCATTGACCCCGCTGCTTCTTGTTCCTTCAATGTGtgctgttttgttttttgtgcTATTACTGTGGTAGATTTGTTTATGAACTAAAGTTTAAGCCTTGTAGCTCTT encodes:
- the LOC120082484 gene encoding uncharacterized protein LOC120082484, with product MTTALAALQFAFLSPAASKKFAYPHFFSSSRRRNGVQFVSCANAFNPRNAQGAFDPELRSVLELATNSELYELEQILFGPSYFSPLMKSITNRGQTDYAMIEEDLEERDDFISTLESRFLYLAADARSTLRGWRPSYRDVLLTVRKKLNVACSTKLSSEDLEAEIFLHLLQEYASEESVTQSNLEGSLQLGLNQWKVQTLAATDGASDLQSLILKGGSLITMVKMFQVFAKTLSGKMFQEAANYQIKKEIIKKGGQLAAANLESRMALLVAQKGLAGAASRYLGFRSMMTLLGPMFWGTFLADMVIQMMGTDYARILRAIYAFAQIRITRTYRLPSSISDQQSI